Genomic window (Gelria sp. Kuro-4):
GGCTGACAAGGATCAACAGTATGTTACTGAGGATGCGGCGACTGCGACTCGTTACTACGTTGATTCCGGTACCGTGCTAATGAAGGTTTATGATGGTACTGACAAAGATCCGGCGCTCGTTGACTGGAAGGTTGATCTCGACGGTACAACGTTGACTGGTAGTGATCCGCGGCAAGCGATCGTGGTTGGGACAAAAGATCAGTCTGCGAAGTTTATTCTGTTCACGTCCGAGAACTTCCAGGTGGCTTCTGCCGATTACTACTTCGGCGTAGCGGTTACGGACGAAACGTTCGATAGTGATAATGGGTATGCCACAATTGATGTGGCTGGACAGGGCGAAAAGGAGTACACCTTCGATTCGTCGGCTGTCAGTGACATTACGAAGGGCGATTTGCTAGCGTTCCGCGTTACTGGTGACAAGGCGAAGAATGTCACGCATATCGACGTGCAGGCTTCGTCGCTGACTGTTGGAGCTACGTTGGCGAATTATGGTACTGCCAGTGTCGGTAAGGCAGTCTATGATGTCGTCCAGGCTGTTTACAACAGTGGGCGTTATGTGAAATTCAGCGGTGTAACGTATACTGTTGACGCTGACGCAGTGGTGTACCTACTGAAGTCGGACCAGAAGTTTGATATGGCAGGTGGCGTTGCCGACATCGAAACTGGTAAGCATGCCATCTTCCTCACCAAAGATAACGATGATAAGCTAATCAAGGCTATCGTTATCTGGTAGCATCGAATGGTGCCGGACGCCTAGCAACTGATGGGACCTCTGGTGCCAGGCACCTGGGAACGAATGGAAGAAGGCTCCAGCCTCTTGGCTGGGGCCTTTTTCATGTGCGCCCGGCATGGGCGCTGTCTCTAGGGTGCAAGTCCCGTGGGCTGCCGCGGGGACGGTTCTTGTGGCAGGTCCTGATGAAGGGCCTAGGTGGAGAGGCACAAGAACCTCCTGAGCTGCCATGGGGACCGGAGCTGTCACGGGGACGGTTCTCTTGGCAGGTAAGTGGCAACCGAAAAGCCTCGCGGAGGGCGACTCAGCCTCACTGCGAGGCCTTTCTTTTTTTTCCGCATCTGCCTGCCCTCTGGGGCGGCCGCGGGGGGCCGGCTGCCACCGGGGGCTGCCATGGGGACGGTTCTTGTGGCAGGTCCTGATGAAGGGCCTAGGTAGAGAGGCACAAGAACCTCCTGACATTCAGATCGAAGGGGACCGGACGGTGCCGGGCACCTGGAAAGGAGTGGAAGAAGGCCCCTGCCGTTGTGGCGGAGGCCTTCAGTACTCAAGGGCAGATGTGGTGGGCGATCTGAGGAAGGAGAGGGAGTACTTGTTAGGCGCCGAGGAATAAACGGTGTCTGCAGCTGGTTGGGACTTCTTGGAACCTGCGGGTTACTTCTTAGCATACCAAGCGAGGAAATCTTCCCGCGTTACCTCAGCATCTCGAAGGATTTTACTAGTTATCCCTCGGTCTGCCGCGGGGACGGTTCTTGCGGCAGGTCTCGGGCTGGTAGGAAAGCGCGGGGAAAGGTATAATGATACAGGGGCGATAGGGATATGCCGAGAACAGTAAGAGAAAAGAGTAATACCGGTGTCTATCACGCGATCCTGCGTGGCATTAACCGCCAGACCATCTTCGAGGATGAGGAGGACGCCACGAAGTTTGTGGAGACACTGGGCGAGTGCCGGAAGAAAAGTGAATTCAGGCTGTACGCCTACTGTCTGATGGGCAATCATGCGCACTTCTTGGTAAAGGAGGGGAGAGAAGATTTAGGCGTCACTGTTAAGCGCGTGAGGGCCAGCTATGTTTACTGGTATAACAGGAAATACGGACGCTGTGGTCATCTCTTCCAGGACCGGTATAAAAGCGAACCCGTGGAGGACGACAAATACTTTTTAGCAGTTCTACGGTACATACACCAGAACCCTGTAAAGGCCGGGATAGTTAAGGAACTGGTCGACTATCCATGGAGCAGTTACAGGGAGTATCTGAACAATGGTAGACTTGTAGAGACGGACTTTGCCCTTGGGTTATTCAGTGATGACAGGCTGAAGGCTGTGGAGGCTTTCAAGCGGTTCCACGAAATCGAAGGACAGGAAAACTGTTTAGACATAGACGAAAAGAGGAAGCCGACAGATGCCGAGGCGATTGAGTTGATCAGGCGCATTTGCCAGGTGGCGAACTGCAAAGAAGTGCAGAAGCTGGACAAAGCGCAGCGAAGCCGGTATTTTAGGTTACTAGCCGATGAGGGATTATCAGCCCGGCAGATCAGCCGGATCACCGGTATCGGTAGGTGGGTGATCCTGAATGCTCTTGAAAACTGATGCCTGCCAGGGCGTCTGGTGCTCGGTGCCTGGAGTACTGCGTGCGAGGCACCTCAGAACGGATAAAAGAAGGCTGGCGAATTCATAGCAAGATGGTGACCCTGTACGGCTGATCCCGGACGCGGGCGGCGAGATGGAAAGGGCCCCT
Coding sequences:
- a CDS encoding transposase; the protein is MPRTVREKSNTGVYHAILRGINRQTIFEDEEDATKFVETLGECRKKSEFRLYAYCLMGNHAHFLVKEGREDLGVTVKRVRASYVYWYNRKYGRCGHLFQDRYKSEPVEDDKYFLAVLRYIHQNPVKAGIVKELVDYPWSSYREYLNNGRLVETDFALGLFSDDRLKAVEAFKRFHEIEGQENCLDIDEKRKPTDAEAIELIRRICQVANCKEVQKLDKAQRSRYFRLLADEGLSARQISRITGIGRWVILNALEN